A stretch of DNA from Pseudomonadales bacterium:
GCCAGATGGCTCACGCTGGTGATTCTGCTGATCGCCGCAGCGCTCCTGGTATTCGGATACCGGGCCGGACAGTTCGCGTTTTCAGAGCTGTTCATGGCAGTAGTTGGACTGTCGGTTGCCGCCATACCGGAGGGCTTACCCGCGGTGCTGACGATCACGCTTGCTGTCGGCGTTCAGGCAATGGCGAAGCGTAATGCCATCGTTCGACACCTGCCAGCCATAGAGACCCTGGGGTCCGTCTCGGTAATCTGCACGGACAAGACAGGCACGCTGACCCGCAACGAAATGATGGTCGTATCTGTGGTCACAGAAGCCACACTCTTCTCTCTGGAGGGCGAGGGTTATACGCCCAGAGGTGCAATCACCCTGGATGGGACAGTCGTCAGCGTACGCGAACACGAAATCCTCGAAGAAATCGGCCGCGCGGCTGTGCTGTGCAACGATGCGTCTCTCATCGAAATCGGAGGGGTGTGGCAGGTGGAAGGAGATCCCATGGAAGGTGCGCTGCTCACGCTGGCGGGCAGGGTCGACATGGATTACCGGGCACAACGGAGAGAGTGGACGCGCACCGATACCATACCATTCGACTCCCAGCACCGGTTGATGGCGACGCTGAACCATGACCATGAGGGTCACGCGTTCATAATCGTAAAAGGTGCGCCCGAGCAGATCCTTTCGATGTGCCGTGAGCAGCGCACCGCTTCCGGTGGGACACAACCCCTGGATCCGGACTACTGGACCGCCCGGGGAGGCGGCATCGCGGCGCAGGGGCAACGCGTGCTGGCATTGGCTGTTAAATCCGTTACGCCGGAACATACGGTTCTGAAACGCTCGGATACGGAGGCGGATTTGACGCTCATCGCGCTGGTCGGTTTCCTCGATCCGCCACGGGTCGAAGCCATTGCAGCGGTAGCCGAGTGCACACGGGCAGGGATACGCGTGAAGATGGTTACAGGCGACCACAAGGCGACCGCCGCTGCGATCGGACAGCAGATCGGTCTGCAGAATCCTTCGAGTGCTCTGACTGGCGAGGACATCGACGCGATGGACGATGCGAAACTCAGATCTGTGGTTCTGGAGACTGATATCTTCGCGCGGACCAGCCCCGGGCACAAACTCAGGCTGGTCATGGCCTTACAGGCTCACGGTCTGACCGTCGCGATGACGGGAGATGGTGTAAACGACGCACCGGCGCTGAAACGGGCCGACGCGGGTATAGCCATGGGGTTGAAAGGCAGTGAGGCAGCGAAAGATGCCTCGGATCTGGTGCTTACGGACGACAACTTCGCATCCATCGTTGCTGCCGTGCGGGAAGGTCGAACGGTGTATGACAACATCAAGAAAGTCATCAGCTGGACACTGCCGACGAGCGCTGGTGAGGCCATGACAATCATTGTGGCACTCCTGCTCGGAATGACTTTGCCCATTACGCCGATTCAGATTCTATGGATCAACCTGGCTACTGCGATCACGTTAGGCCTGGCACTGGCATTCGAGCCGACAGAAGCCGGTACGATGTACCGCTCACCGCGCCCGAGAAACGAGCCCCTGCTATCCGCTGAACTGGGCTGGCACATCGTGCTGGTGTCAGCGCTTTTCCTCGGCAGCGTATTCGGGATCTACTCCTTTGCAATCGATAGGGGTTTTTCGGTCGAACTGGCTCGCACCATGGCGCTGAACACGCTTGTGGTCATGGAAATTTTTCATCTGTTTTTTGTACGGAACATGTACGGCACATCGCTGACATGGAAAGGCGTCCGCGGCACGCGTGTGGTCTGGGCGACAGTGGTTTGCGTATCCGCGGCTCAGTTTTCGATAACCTATCTTCCGCCTCTGCAGCGGATTTTCCAGACGGAGTCCGTGCCGCTCTTTGCGGGAGCGCTGATCGTTGCTATCGGAGTAGGGCTGTTTTCTGTGCTGGAAGTCGAAAAGCAGGTACGCCTGCGCCTGCGGAACCGTCGGGCTGTCCGCACAGCGGGCCGGTAAGGCTGGCCACAGCCTGCCCGCGCGGATCCCTCTGATCCACCAGCTCAACCCGGATCGGTGAGATGCGCGGCAATCTCTTCCACGCTGTGGCGCACAAGGTCCTTGTGTAGACGGCTGCTGATCAGCTTTGCCGTCACGTCGCTGAGAGCGGCGCTCAGTAACCCCAGGAAATGAGGCGGTGCGATCAGAACCAGATCATCGATCTCGCCGCGCTTGCGGGCACTTTCGAGCCGTGCTCCAAGCTCACGGGCGAACGCTTTCGCATGTGTCTCCTTGACACTGGACTTCGGTTCCATCGCATGTCGCGCACCCTGGCCCGAACTGTCGAACGTGCGTCCCTGACGATCGCTGACCAGATCATCCGCGTGAAGTGCACTTTCCGGATGGACCATGCCTTCACATTCCTGCAGCGGTGCACTGGCGCCTTCCTGCTGAAAAATACGGGCGCGGGTACTGTCGGCGACGACAATCCAGGTGCTTTTCATCGGCCTCTCACATCTTCTGCTCAGCTGAAGCCTGCGCTCAGGCACAGTGGCGCGTCAATTACGCAGTATCCGCAGCGTTCGGGAGGAGTACAATTTTCCCGGCTCCTGACGCAGGTCGACTACCCGCCGAAGAATCCCCAACCCTGTTCAGAGGATCGAACCATGAAGACCAGTTTCGTTACCCTGGCCCTGCAGACTGCACTGCTTTCGCTGCTCGCGGGCTGCGGCGGTGAATCGTCCGCGCCTTCGGAGTCGGCCACCGCGTCGGCAGAGCCCGATGCATGCACGCTGCTCACAGCAGCGGAGATTACGGAGGTAACCGGAGTCACACCAGGCGCAGCGGAGCGCGCGAATCCGGGGCTGAATAACTGCCAGTGGCCGAGCCCCGGTTCACCGGTGCCGCTCGTCTACGTCGGCCTGTCGTATCAGTCCGTGGCCTCGTGGGATGCGTATCGCCAGGAAATGATCGAAAATGGCGTCGGAGATCCTGACGAGGATGGCGAACGTATCGACATCGGCCGCTTCAGCCACTTCACACCGGACAGCGCGATGATCCAGGTGTACACGGAGCAGAACTACCTGATCGTTCTCCGTGTCAGGGGCGGCGACAGGGCGCAGCTTATCGAGCTCGCCACCAGGGCGGCGGCGCGGGTGGATTGAAGCATCCGCGACGGCCTCAGCACCCGTCCCGTCTACAGGTCCTTCGTGCAACTTGATCAGATTGAGGCCGCCGCCCCTGACGGCGTGAGCGGAAGCGATTCAGTTACGGGAGAGATATTGGGTGAGTGCATCCAGTACCGGATCCCGCCCCGCCAGCCATTCAGCAGAGGACAGTGCTACAGGCATGGAAAGTGGAATGTACGGCCGCAGGTCGGTCGGATAGGAATCCTGCCACCAGCGTGACGAGATGGAGAGCCGGAGCCCCGACCAGGGGAGCTCCACGGAGGTGTCCTCGCCGACAAAGTTAGGCCTGGAACTGGAGAGTTCGCCGACGAAGATCGCATCGGTTCCCCGGTCGAGAAAATTCAGGAAGTCCTGGCAGGCGGAGAAGGTGGCGCGACCCGTAATGACGAAGGTGCGATGCGCATCACTCGCCAGCCCGTGCCACGCAGCCAGCCGTGTCAACGGCCAGTGCAGAAAGTTGTCACCGCCGCTGTTATGGCGCACGTCGATGATCAGATTCCGGGCGCTGGTCTTCTCGATGGTGTTGCGCACCAGGCGGGCAAACTCCCCAATCGACGGGCCATGATCAGCGTCCAGGACCTGGTTGAACTGCAGGTAGACGGCGCTCACCGTGGGCAGAGACTCGTGCCAGTAGGGCTCATCGCTCCGCGCCTGCCAGCGGGGCGGTATGCGGGCCGGTGCCGGACGCAGCGAGAAGGACAGGCTTTGCGGTGGCTCGGCTGCGAGTTCGACGCTGCGCGGTCCATCCTGCGCATCCAGCCTGAGCGAAACCCGATCGAGTGTGTCCGCATAGCCCATGGCGCGCAGGAACCCCGGGTTGCGCAGATAGACCGGACCGAGCCACAACAGGCCCTGGTCGTTGTCCCGGGACACAAAGGGCGCAAGATCCAGCAGGATGTCGTCCACCGGTTTGTCACCGATCGCGAGGACCCTTCGACCGATCAGGTCGGCATGATCCTGCGTCGCACCGATCACGAACAGACCGTCCGAGAAGAAATAGAACTCGAGCGGCAGCATACCGGGGAACGGCACCCGCGCCGTCGGAGCCGGCCGGATCCGGCTGTGTCCGTCTGCCAGCTGCTCTGCGATGATCCGCTGCAGTTCCACCGCAATCGCCACGTCATCCAGCTCCGGCACACGCTCAGAAAGCGCGGCGACCGCGGCGGCAAACGCCGGGCTCAGTGCTCGCCGATCGGGGGCGGCGTGCAGGCGTCGAGCTTCGTCAACGAAAAACCGCAGGTCATAGCGCCAGCCGGCGATGCGATCTTTCAGATCCGCTGGCGCGAAACCGGCGATCCGCCGGAACTGCGCGTCTTCCCGCAGCTCGGCAAATGCATCATCCCGTTTCAGGGACGGCCGATCACCAAGCGGCGCTGCCAGGGCACGCTCCAGCCAGGCCATGGCCGCTTCCCGCTCACCCGCCTGGGCCATGGCCTGGGCGAGGACCAGCGCCGTCGCCTCGATATCTGCAAACCCCTCCTCAAGCGCGCGCTGAGCGAACGGCAGTGCGTCGCTGGTCCGCCCCATTTCATGCAGACCGCGGGCGAGACGAAACATCGAATCACCCCCCTGCGGATAGGCGGCGACCAGCTTTTCGTACAAGGGTACGGCGCCCGCATGGTCGCCGGTCTGCCAGCGCGCATCCGCTTCAAGCTTCAGGGCGAGATGGTCGACAGGTCCGAGGGGATCCTGCGCGGTCTGGGCGTGAGCAGGCGATGGCACCAGTGTGACCAGGAAGAGCGTGCGCAGCAGCACACAAACCAGCGATATTCTGTATCTCACTTCTGGACTCCTCGCAGCATTGACATGGCGATGATGATCCACGCCGGCGTCTCAGTCACGCAGCCGGCTGAAGGTGTAGTCCTGTTCCTTTTGCGGCAGGTGACAGGCAAAGCAGGCGGAAGCTGCGGCAGCGCCGACCACCCGATTCGCCGGGTCACCGCCACCGAAGCCCTCGAAGCCCCAGCCACCGGTTGCGGCGAATTTCTTCGCGTCCTTGTGCATGACGCCCACGACCTTGCGGGCCCCCTCGGTGACGGCATTGCCGTCGTGCACGGCTTCGAGCAGATCGAAGATGATCACGGCCCCATCCGGGAAACTGTTGCTCCGGTAGCCCTCGAGCGCCTTGTCGTTCGCATAGAGGTGATGAATGCCGCCAAAAGCACCATAGAGCGGATGCCCTTCTTCAATCACCATGCTCTTGACGTGGTGCCAGTCGCGGTAACTCTCCGGGTAGGGAACCTCGTGTTCCGCGGCCAGTGCTACCGCGGCGACGGTGATGCCAAACAGGGTCAGGATCTTTGCTATCACAGTCTGCTCTCCTGTTTGAGATCGGCGATCGCAGCGCCGCTGTTGATGTGGAATGGCTGCCCGGCGGCGACCCAGAAGCGGCCACCGGGGTGGCAGAAGAAGGGGCTGATGTTCATGTAAGGACTCCTAACTATATAACTCAAATGAAACCCCGGTCACATCGAACGGGGTGGTTAAACCGCCGTCAGGCGGCGGATTCGTGCTCCGCGCAGTCGACGCGGAGGTGCCGCCCGGCCATCGGCGCGCCGATGAACGCACAGTAATGCGGCGTGTTCGTGCCGGGCGCGACATTCTCACGGAAATGTCGGCAGGTTACGCAGGTGCGCTGCGGGGCAATCAACTGCCGCTGCTGCAATTGCCGGATCATCCTGACCACCAGGCCGAGCAGGGTTTCCTGCTCGGCCTCGGACAGGCCAGCGACGATCGGCGCAAAGCTGCTCGACCACGCCTGCGCGACCCGATTGCCTTTGGGGGTCACCTTCAGAGCCACGGCGCGAGCGTCCGAGGCGTCCGCATACTTGCGAACCAGCGACTTGCGCTCCAGGGCTCCCACCGCGTCGCTGGCGGTGGCCTTGCGAATACCGACATGCGCGGCGGTGGCGGTGAGCCGCGCACCTTCCGGACGGTTGGCGACGAAACGCAGAATGTCCGCCTGGGTGGGAGACAGGCCAGCGCGCTCAGCGGCCTGCCAATCGAGCTGACGAGCCACGGCGGCGAGCCGGGTCAGACCGTCGGCCAGTCGGCGATCGAGGGGTTCGGTGATCTGGTCGAACTTCATAGGTAGGAATCCTAACTATCAAGTTCAGTGGTGTCAAACTCGGCGACCGCACCAGCCCTTCGCCAGCCAATCGACCATAGCCCACACCTGTGATCAGCAGTCGGTAAACCGAATCCGCACCGGCGCGAACGCGCAGCTGGCACTGACTCGCCGCTAGATCCAGAGGATCCCGGGACCGTTCCAGGCCGTCCTCTCTCCCGGATATCCCAGCTGCGCCGACACAAGACGCACGCCAGCTGCCTCGATCTCATGACTCCAGTGGTGATGCCCGAAAATCCATGCAACGACTTCTGACCGGGCCGCAGCGGCGATGAGATCGTCACAATCGCTGTAAAACGCCGGGGAAAGTGGTGTCGTGCCATGGATCGGACTGCGCGCCACAGAGTGGGGCAGGTGGTGCGTAACGATAAGGGTCGGCCCGTCGTGCTGCTCCGCGAGTCGCTGTGCCAGCCATGCGCGCGACAGACGATGCTGCGCCAGCGCATCCTGCGGCAGAAACGGTGATCCGTCCGCCTGTCTGATCAACCTGTGGTCTGGTATAACCTGCGCGGCTGCGCTCATGTCTCTCTCGGGATCTCCCAGGACTGCATAGTCGGTCCACAGTGTCGCGCCGAGAACTCGCAGGATACCGGCAGTGCAGGAATAACGAGCTTCACCGCGATCGAGTACCGTCACCCGGGCAGATGGTGCCGCGAGCAGGGAATCACGCACATCGTCGAATGCACCACGATAGTATTCGTGATTGCCTGGCACCACGACTACGGGACTTCCAACGTAGTCTGCGACCTGTTCTGCATAACGCAGCGTTGAGACATCCCGCCTTGATCGCATCCGACCGACGTCGCCGGCGAGCACGACCAGATCCGTGTCTGCGGTGAAGGCGGACAGGTCCGGCCCCAGGCCAAGCGGATAGATACTGGTCCAGCCGTTTCGGTCCTGCTGTTTCCGGATCTCGATATGGATGTCGCTGAAATAGACTATCTTCGACACTGCGAGTCCATGATTTCGTCTAACCTGTTACTCAGGCTTGAACAATCGAGCGGCCAACGACAGTACCGACTCGAGCAGCTCATTGAGCGGCATCTCACCCAGAACACGCCCACCAGCCTCAGCAACGGCTGCGATCAGATCCGGTCCGGCAACACCAGCCATTGGCCCCTGTACGATCGGATCCTTCAGTCTGAACTGACGTGCAAAAAAGCATTTCCCTGAAAGACTGTCATCATACTGCGACCATCAGAGGTGAAACTGAATCACACGGTTGAAAACGGAAGACAGTCGCCACGTATTACTTCGACGCGAAATCCGATCAACTTAAACTACCTGATCCGCGGAGGGAGTAAAGCCATGATTACTGAGTGGGACATCCGGGTTCGGTCCACGGACATTGATGGTGACGGAATCGTAAACAATGCACGGTATTTTGAGTTCTTTGAGCAAGCCCGCCTGGAGCATATGACCCGGCTCGAATTGATCCGTCCGCTGCGACCCGAAGTTGCAGAAAGGCGGCACTTCACGATCGCTGAGACCACCTGTCGATACAAGATGCCTCTGCGGTACCGTGACTGGATTCGTGTTCGTTGCTGGTTCAGCGAAGTCCGCAATCGGAGCTTTGTTCTTACCTACGAAATACTTATGCGAGATTCCAGCACCCTCGTCGCAGAAGGTACATCGGTTCAAGTCTGGCTGAATAGCGAGGGTCGACCCGACCGACTTCCAGAGGACTTACACCCGCGCCTTCTGGCTGCGGTTCAATAGTTACGGCTATCGAGACATCCTGCCCAAGCGTACATTGCAGGATCCTGGTTCCGCAGGCCGTTCAGCCTGGAGTAACGGCCTCAGACTTTCACGGCCATGGGGCTCGATGGGTCCAGGACTTCCAGCAGTTCGACGACATTGCCATCCGGATCGCGGCCATAAACGGCCCGGTTCTGCGGATCCGGGACATTATGGAACGACATCCCTGCGGCCAGCAGACGATCGTAGTCCGCGTCGAGATCAGTGACCAGCAGGCACAGATGAGTGATGCCGTGGTCGCACACCGGGCGCCGTACCTGGACCGCTTCTGGTACCGGCGAATAAAACTGAAACAGCTTGAGAAAGGCATTGCCGAGTTTGAGCATGGCGGCCCTGGCAGCCGAGTCTTCGAGTCCTGTGACTGCGTCCGCCCAGGCATTGCCAGCTCGCCACTCGAATCGATTCACTTCCTCGAAGCCGAGTACCTCGACATAGAATTCGAGCGCTCGCTGCAGATCCGGTATGGAGATCGCCGTGTGTTGCTAGGGCCGGTACCGCTGACGCTCGCGCAGGCGCTGGACCGCCCGGGCACGCTCTGCCGGCGACGTCTGCTGGAAACGCTGGCGCAGTTCCTGTCGCCGCTCCGGTGGCAGCGCATTGAAGCGCCGCAGGCTGTTGCGCAGGCGCCGCTTCTGAACCGGGGTCAGATCGCGGAAATCGCGCAGCCGCTGCAGCAGCCGGGTGCGTTCGTCCACGCTGAGTGACTGCCAGCGCTGGTAGCGCTCATGCAACTCGCCGCGCTGTTCCGGGTTCATGCTGAGCCAGCGCTCGCTGCCGAGTGCCAGCCGCTGCCGGCG
This window harbors:
- a CDS encoding tetratricopeptide repeat protein, with product MRYRISLVCVLLRTLFLVTLVPSPAHAQTAQDPLGPVDHLALKLEADARWQTGDHAGAVPLYEKLVAAYPQGGDSMFRLARGLHEMGRTSDALPFAQRALEEGFADIEATALVLAQAMAQAGEREAAMAWLERALAAPLGDRPSLKRDDAFAELREDAQFRRIAGFAPADLKDRIAGWRYDLRFFVDEARRLHAAPDRRALSPAFAAAVAALSERVPELDDVAIAVELQRIIAEQLADGHSRIRPAPTARVPFPGMLPLEFYFFSDGLFVIGATQDHADLIGRRVLAIGDKPVDDILLDLAPFVSRDNDQGLLWLGPVYLRNPGFLRAMGYADTLDRVSLRLDAQDGPRSVELAAEPPQSLSFSLRPAPARIPPRWQARSDEPYWHESLPTVSAVYLQFNQVLDADHGPSIGEFARLVRNTIEKTSARNLIIDVRHNSGGDNFLHWPLTRLAAWHGLASDAHRTFVITGRATFSACQDFLNFLDRGTDAIFVGELSSSRPNFVGEDTSVELPWSGLRLSISSRWWQDSYPTDLRPYIPLSMPVALSSAEWLAGRDPVLDALTQYLSRN
- a CDS encoding VOC family protein codes for the protein MSIPDLQRALEFYVEVLGFEEVNRFEWRAGNAWADAVTGLEDSAARAAMLKLGNAFLKLFQFYSPVPEAVQVRRPVCDHGITHLCLLVTDLDADYDRLLAAGMSFHNVPDPQNRAVYGRDPDGNVVELLEVLDPSSPMAVKV
- a CDS encoding host attachment protein; protein product: MKSTWIVVADSTRARIFQQEGASAPLQECEGMVHPESALHADDLVSDRQGRTFDSSGQGARHAMEPKSSVKETHAKAFARELGARLESARKRGEIDDLVLIAPPHFLGLLSAALSDVTAKLISSRLHKDLVRHSVEEIAAHLTDPG
- a CDS encoding DUF3106 domain-containing protein — encoded protein: MNTPNSGRRRRTCSGWLRHALLVLLLAAMPAAALEWHELSAEQQQLLSPYQQQWTELAEDRRQRLALGSERWLSMNPEQRGELHERYQRWQSLSVDERTRLLQRLRDFRDLTPVQKRRLRNSLRRFNALPPERRQELRQRFQQTSPAERARAVQRLRERQRYRP
- a CDS encoding cation-transporting P-type ATPase — its product is MTELEGRWHTIAAETAMNALRTGTEGLSEKEAAARLEFHGGNWLPEPGRPHPILRLLLQFHNILIYVLLGSAAITAALGHLVDTLVILAVVLINGLIGFAQEGKAEKAMDAVRRLLAVRASVLRDGERRTVDGSSLVPGDIVILEAGDKVPADLRLYRARGLQVQEAILTGESVPVDKHVEPVEMKVPMGDRACMAYSGTLVTSGLGRGVVVSTGTATEIGRISGMLSGVEVLTTPLVRQMNVFARWLTLVILLIAAALLVFGYRAGQFAFSELFMAVVGLSVAAIPEGLPAVLTITLAVGVQAMAKRNAIVRHLPAIETLGSVSVICTDKTGTLTRNEMMVVSVVTEATLFSLEGEGYTPRGAITLDGTVVSVREHEILEEIGRAAVLCNDASLIEIGGVWQVEGDPMEGALLTLAGRVDMDYRAQRREWTRTDTIPFDSQHRLMATLNHDHEGHAFIIVKGAPEQILSMCREQRTASGGTQPLDPDYWTARGGGIAAQGQRVLALAVKSVTPEHTVLKRSDTEADLTLIALVGFLDPPRVEAIAAVAECTRAGIRVKMVTGDHKATAAAIGQQIGLQNPSSALTGEDIDAMDDAKLRSVVLETDIFARTSPGHKLRLVMALQAHGLTVAMTGDGVNDAPALKRADAGIAMGLKGSEAAKDASDLVLTDDNFASIVAAVREGRTVYDNIKKVISWTLPTSAGEAMTIIVALLLGMTLPITPIQILWINLATAITLGLALAFEPTEAGTMYRSPRPRNEPLLSAELGWHIVLVSALFLGSVFGIYSFAIDRGFSVELARTMALNTLVVMEIFHLFFVRNMYGTSLTWKGVRGTRVVWATVVCVSAAQFSITYLPPLQRIFQTESVPLFAGALIVAIGVGLFSVLEVEKQVRLRLRNRRAVRTAGR
- a CDS encoding metallophosphoesterase encodes the protein MSKIVYFSDIHIEIRKQQDRNGWTSIYPLGLGPDLSAFTADTDLVVLAGDVGRMRSRRDVSTLRYAEQVADYVGSPVVVVPGNHEYYRGAFDDVRDSLLAAPSARVTVLDRGEARYSCTAGILRVLGATLWTDYAVLGDPERDMSAAAQVIPDHRLIRQADGSPFLPQDALAQHRLSRAWLAQRLAEQHDGPTLIVTHHLPHSVARSPIHGTTPLSPAFYSDCDDLIAAAARSEVVAWIFGHHHWSHEIEAAGVRLVSAQLGYPGERTAWNGPGILWI
- a CDS encoding MarR family winged helix-turn-helix transcriptional regulator, encoding MKFDQITEPLDRRLADGLTRLAAVARQLDWQAAERAGLSPTQADILRFVANRPEGARLTATAAHVGIRKATASDAVGALERKSLVRKYADASDARAVALKVTPKGNRVAQAWSSSFAPIVAGLSEAEQETLLGLVVRMIRQLQQRQLIAPQRTCVTCRHFRENVAPGTNTPHYCAFIGAPMAGRHLRVDCAEHESAA
- a CDS encoding cytochrome P460 family protein, giving the protein MIAKILTLFGITVAAVALAAEHEVPYPESYRDWHHVKSMVIEEGHPLYGAFGGIHHLYANDKALEGYRSNSFPDGAVIIFDLLEAVHDGNAVTEGARKVVGVMHKDAKKFAATGGWGFEGFGGGDPANRVVGAAAASACFACHLPQKEQDYTFSRLRD